From the genome of Meriones unguiculatus strain TT.TT164.6M chromosome X unlocalized genomic scaffold, Bangor_MerUng_6.1 ChrX_unordered_Scaffold_30, whole genome shotgun sequence, one region includes:
- the Prrg3 gene encoding transmembrane gamma-carboxyglutamic acid protein 3 isoform X2, which yields MAVFLEAKNAHAVLKRFPRANEFLEELRQGTIERECMEEICSYEEVKEVFENKEKTMEFWKGYPNAVYSVRDPSQSSDAMYVVVPLLGVVLLIVIALFIIWRCQLQKATRHHPSYAQNRYLASRAGHNLPRVMVYRGTVHSQGESSGHRDTGNNPQIVLGPSRGGRTTVRLESTLYLPELSLSRLSSATPPPSYEEVTAPQEGSSEEASVSYSDPPPKYEEIVAASPSAEK from the exons ATGGCTG TGTTTCTGGAAGCCAAGAATGCCCATGCAGTCCTGAAACGGTTCCCtcgtgccaatgagttcctggaGGAGCTACGTCAGGGCACCATCGAGCGGGAGTGCATGGAAGAGATTTGCAGCTATGAAGAGGTCAAGGAAGTATTTGAGAACAAAGAGAAGACA ATGGAGTTTTGGAAGGGATACCCAAATGCAGTCTACTCAGTCCGAGACCCTTCCCAGAGCTCAGACGCCATGTATGTGGTGGTGCCCCTTCTGGGGGTAGTCTTGCTGATTGTCATTGCCTTGTTTATCATCTGGAGGTGCCAACTGCAGAAAGCAACTCGTCACCACCCCTCCTATGCTCAGAACCGGTACCTAGCTAGTCGCGCCGGACACAACCTCCCCCGAGTCATGGTGTATAGGGGCACTGTGCATAGCCAGGGAGAGTCCTCTGGGCACCGTGACACAGGGAATAATCCACAGATTGTTCTGGGGCCCAGCCGGGGAGGTAGAACCACTGTCCGGTTGGAGAGTACCCTCTACCtccctgagctctctctctccagacTGTCCAGTGCTACCCCTCCCCCATCCTATGAAGAGGTGACTGCACCCCAGGAGGGTAGCAGTGAGGAGGCCAGTGTCTCTTACAGTGACCCTCCCCCAAAGTATGAAGAGATTGTGGCAGCCAGCCCCAGTGCAGAAAAGTAG
- the Prrg3 gene encoding transmembrane gamma-carboxyglutamic acid protein 3 isoform X1, which yields MAVLSSVFLEAKNAHAVLKRFPRANEFLEELRQGTIERECMEEICSYEEVKEVFENKEKTMEFWKGYPNAVYSVRDPSQSSDAMYVVVPLLGVVLLIVIALFIIWRCQLQKATRHHPSYAQNRYLASRAGHNLPRVMVYRGTVHSQGESSGHRDTGNNPQIVLGPSRGGRTTVRLESTLYLPELSLSRLSSATPPPSYEEVTAPQEGSSEEASVSYSDPPPKYEEIVAASPSAEK from the exons ATGGCTG TTCTCTCTTCAGTGTTTCTGGAAGCCAAGAATGCCCATGCAGTCCTGAAACGGTTCCCtcgtgccaatgagttcctggaGGAGCTACGTCAGGGCACCATCGAGCGGGAGTGCATGGAAGAGATTTGCAGCTATGAAGAGGTCAAGGAAGTATTTGAGAACAAAGAGAAGACA ATGGAGTTTTGGAAGGGATACCCAAATGCAGTCTACTCAGTCCGAGACCCTTCCCAGAGCTCAGACGCCATGTATGTGGTGGTGCCCCTTCTGGGGGTAGTCTTGCTGATTGTCATTGCCTTGTTTATCATCTGGAGGTGCCAACTGCAGAAAGCAACTCGTCACCACCCCTCCTATGCTCAGAACCGGTACCTAGCTAGTCGCGCCGGACACAACCTCCCCCGAGTCATGGTGTATAGGGGCACTGTGCATAGCCAGGGAGAGTCCTCTGGGCACCGTGACACAGGGAATAATCCACAGATTGTTCTGGGGCCCAGCCGGGGAGGTAGAACCACTGTCCGGTTGGAGAGTACCCTCTACCtccctgagctctctctctccagacTGTCCAGTGCTACCCCTCCCCCATCCTATGAAGAGGTGACTGCACCCCAGGAGGGTAGCAGTGAGGAGGCCAGTGTCTCTTACAGTGACCCTCCCCCAAAGTATGAAGAGATTGTGGCAGCCAGCCCCAGTGCAGAAAAGTAG